A part of Salvelinus alpinus chromosome 23, SLU_Salpinus.1, whole genome shotgun sequence genomic DNA contains:
- the LOC139550979 gene encoding uncharacterized protein — translation MEDRSLPRIVVITLSVLIYISALAINAMAGAGKGPFHWSTGNISRKYETDITPAGWTFSIWGLIYTWLTLMVMYIISLIYRGSWTLSVLLYGFYLSWIVNMALNMTWLLLWDQEQVTAALIVMATIAVTNYSMVFFSCYGLSVYGAWLSQNHPRDLWCIRLLVQNGIALYSTWTTIATLINFTLVLDLSGVAKNTAATVSLCILLVEVIGWFGIENFLLYQHVRYILTIYPVVIIALVGNVTKHYNPAAPSANAIFMVVLLVISCVLLVVRVSLVIRRTRNQTLHPEALNSPSSLSKKQRRILM, via the exons ATGGAGGACAGAAGCCTTCCTCGTATTGTGGTCATTACACTGTCTGTGCTGATCTACATTTCTGCTTTGGCAATAAATGCCATGGCAGGAGCTGGAAAGG GACCATTCCACTGGAGTACAGGGAACATCTCCAGGAAGTATGAGACTGACATAACTCCGGCCGGATGGACCTTCTCCATCTGGGGGCTTATCTACACCTGGCTGACCCTCATGGTCATGTATATCATCTCCTTGATCTACAGAGG GAGCTGGACCCTCTCTGTGCTACTGTACGGTTTCTACCTGTCCTGGATAGTTAACATGGCCCTCAACATGACCTGGCTGCTCCTATGGGATCAAGA GCAGGTGACTGCGGCATTGATTGTAATGGCGACCATTGCTGTCACCAACTACTCCATGGTCTTCTTCTCCTGCTATGGGCTGAGTGTTTACGGAGCCTGGCTCAGCCAGAACCATCCCAGGGACCTCTGGTGCATTCGGTTGCTG GTGCAAAATGGCATTGCGCTGTATAGCACGTGGACAACCATCGCCACTTTGATCAACTTCACTCTGGTGTTGGACCTCTCTGGAGTGGCAAAGAACACTGCAGCCACCGTGTCTCTCTGCATCCTACTGGTGGAGGTGATCGGATG GTTTGGTATTGAGAACTTCCTGCTGTATCAACATGTGAGGTACATCCTGACTATTTACCCTGTGGTGATCATTGCTCTGGTTGGAAACGTGACCAAGCACTACAACCCTGCAGCACCAAGCGCTAACGCTATCTTCATGG TTGTGCTCTTGGTGATTTCCTGTGTGCTCCTGGTGGTGCGAGTCTCCCTGGTGATCAGGAGAACCAGGAACCAGACCCTTCACCCGGAGGCTCTGAACTCACCCAGCAGCCTGTCCAAGAAGCAGAGGAGGATACTCATGTAG